A stretch of DNA from Candidatus Binataceae bacterium:
GCCCGACCGGCGAATGCCTACGTCGTCGGCCGCTACGAAAGCGTCACGCTCGCGGAACCGACCGGCAAGGCGCGCAGTATAGTGGTTTTCTTTTCTGGTCGAAGTGGATTATCGCCGGATGATCACGCCGCGGCACAGGTGCTCGCCAATGCTGGAATACTAGTTGTCGAAGTTGATAGCCGGCATTATTTGCATGCGCTTGATAAGATTAAGGAGAAATGTCATTCGCTCGCCTACGATGCCGAAATTCTAAGTCGGCAGCTCGAGCGGGAACATCACTTTCCGAATTACGTAACGCCGATAGTGGCCGGGATTGGCGAAGGCGGCACACTCGCCGAGTTGACCCTGGATGAAGCTGCTCCAGGCACACTGACTGGAGCAATCTCAGTTGACCCTGCGCAGTTCGTCGCGAGCCGGCGGCCAATCTGCTCGATCCTGCCCACGACCTCGCATCGAAGAGGCTTTGAATACGGCGCGCCGATTAAATTACCGGGTTTCTGGATCGTCGCGCTGAGGCATGGGGTCCACAAGTCCGATCGCGAATATATTATGGCCCTGCGCAAGAGAGGCGCGCCCATCGATGTGCGAGAAATCAACCCGAACGCGAACCTGGGCGATACTCTGTACTCCCTGATAGAGCCGCATCTTGCGCGGAGCCAGCCAGAAACGCCCACTCCCAAAATTCAGATTTCGCACGACCTCTCCAATCTGCCGATTGTAGAACTACCTACTCAGACGAAATCGAACGTGATGGCTATCGTACTGTCAGGCGACGGCGGCTGGCGCGATATCGACAAAACGATTGCGGAAGATCTCCAGCGGAAAGGCGTCCCGGTCGTGGGACTCGATACCTTGAGATACTTCTGGAGCAAGAAAACTCCCGACCAGATCACGAAGGTAGTCGAAACCCTGATCGCGACATTCACCGACAAATGGCACGCCAACAAGGTAGCCCTGATTGGCTATTCATTCGGCGCCGACGTGCTGCCTTTCGCTTACAACAGATTGCCCCAGAGTATGCGCGATCAAGTCGCGCTGGTCGTGCTCCTGGGGGTCTCCAAGTCCGCCGATTTCGAAATCTCAGTCGGCGATTGGCTGGGCGAGCCACCCGGCCCCGACGCCCTGCCCGTAATACCGGAAGCAACCAGGATTCCGCCGCAACTGGTGCAATGCTTTTACGGTGAGGAAGAAACAAACACCGCCTGCCCAACCCTCCAAACCCACGGCGCCGAAGTCTTCAAAAGAACCGGCGGCCATCACTTCAACGGCAACTACGGCGGCGTCGCCGACATAATAATGGCAGGCCTGAAGAAACGCACCGAGGCTTCCACCGCTGCGCTCCGAAATGCCGCCTCGTCATCCGCGAATTAATGCGCTGGCGCGAATAAGCTATTGAAGTTTGCAGGTTT
This window harbors:
- a CDS encoding AcvB/VirJ family lysyl-phosphatidylglycerol hydrolase — protein: MTRLGPLSLISIIVAMCSFAARPANAYVVGRYESVTLAEPTGKARSIVVFFSGRSGLSPDDHAAAQVLANAGILVVEVDSRHYLHALDKIKEKCHSLAYDAEILSRQLEREHHFPNYVTPIVAGIGEGGTLAELTLDEAAPGTLTGAISVDPAQFVASRRPICSILPTTSHRRGFEYGAPIKLPGFWIVALRHGVHKSDREYIMALRKRGAPIDVREINPNANLGDTLYSLIEPHLARSQPETPTPKIQISHDLSNLPIVELPTQTKSNVMAIVLSGDGGWRDIDKTIAEDLQRKGVPVVGLDTLRYFWSKKTPDQITKVVETLIATFTDKWHANKVALIGYSFGADVLPFAYNRLPQSMRDQVALVVLLGVSKSADFEISVGDWLGEPPGPDALPVIPEATRIPPQLVQCFYGEEETNTACPTLQTHGAEVFKRTGGHHFNGNYGGVADIIMAGLKKRTEASTAALRNAASSSAN